A single region of the Plasmodium chabaudi chabaudi strain AS genome assembly, chromosome: 3 genome encodes:
- a CDS encoding CIR protein, which produces MIEVCGVINQINKVLSDDILTLGQYFPDDELGYTAYCPNAKEGEKGKCVTNGDRISAGFIWLLEMFKALDGVENLKDINDQYVEYAILWLCFKNKLINPDMYVSITGIYDILERNNPIWYNEFRNKIEKKKRLMNFDDYHMGKLYELLKEMCTLITKYNVDSSHPDAYLNYANKCANTYKDLVSNVSKVKNCDSYCNVLSTLKNAYDKFREEKIMHDPECKLPEFNVEEIESCESLCKKKSQEPAIKNPIAKESEIDTPPKISLPVRSTTELTDNRENTLSVNEVQMDDPKSITLPSVIPTSINNGNKLPYIAVPFILIPVIFGISYKYLTLMWKKKMKSKKNVRKIINLSDKK; this is translated from the exons ATGATTGAAgtg tGTGGTGTAATTAATCAAATTAACAAGGTTTTGTCCGATGATATTTTAACTTTAGGACAATATTTTCCTGATGATGAATTAGGATACACTGCTTATTGCCCTAACGCGAAAGAAGGAGAAAAGGGGAAATGCGTGACAAATGGTGATAGAATTAGTGCTGGGTTTATATGGTTGTTAGAGATGTTCAAGGCTCTTGACGGTGTGGAAAATTTGAAAGATATAAATGACCAATATGTTGAATATGCTATTTTATGgttatgttttaaaaataaattaattaatccTGATATGTATGTTAGTATAACTGGTATTTATGATATTCTTGAAAGAAATAATCCTATTTGGTATAATGAATTTCGcaataaaatagaaaaaaaaaagagattGATGAATTTTGATGATTACCATATGGGTAAGCTATATGAGTTACTTAAAGAAATGTGTACTCTAATTACTAAATATAACGTAGATAGCTCACACCCAgatgcatatttaaattatgctAATAAATGTGCTAATACATACAAAGACCTTGTTTCGAATGTCTCCAAGGTTAAAAATTGCGATTCATATTGTAATGTATTGTctactttaaaaaatgcatatgataaatttagagaagaaaaaattatgcatGACCCAGAATGTAAACTTCCTGAGTTTAATGTGGAAGAAATAGAAAGTTGTGAGAGtttatgcaaaaaaaaaagccaAGAACCGGCGATTAAAAATCCAATAGCTAAAGAATCAGAAATTGATACCCCCCCCAAAATTAGTTTACCAGTTCGATCAACAACAGAATTAACTGATAATCGAGAAAATACATTATCTGTAAACGAAGTTCAGATGGATGATCCAAAATCTATAACACTTCCATCAGTAATTCCTAcaagtataaataatggaaataaacTACCCTACATTGCAgttccatttattttaatacccGTTATTTTTGGAATTTCATATAAG TATTTAACACTTatgtggaaaaaaaaaatgaagagtAAAAAAAACGTGAGAAagattataaatttgagtgataaaaaataa
- a CDS encoding CIR protein, giving the protein MNEDMCKFFEVVWTDFPDTLDDDGNYQFKSDDTYQTYCINETCNNDIDKINAWCLCLLNLIFGNFESFTGYAKSNMNNVQYILAWLSYILSRKPNEEISNLKKFYEKYIESGEGYETSIDDVSDYYSSYKNLIDKKNDFMNMDVNYISTFYEAFKILCSMYNDINSDPPDCTKNFTKTKEFVSKYQNLLNNNNINTKDSPYSQILSTLSTDYTNFKSYCAEKCNGCDNIPPLSYIEANPFVQNSEDTSSSSSAASKLIPVISIFVAIPILLGVAYKYSLFGFDKRLHRQYLREKVKKIKKKMNNYI; this is encoded by the exons ATGAATGAAGATATG tgTAAATTTTTCGAGGTTGTATGGACTGATTTTCCAGATACATTGGACGATGATGGAAACTATCAATTTAAAAGTGACGATACATATCAAACCTATTGTATTAATGAAACATGCAATAATGATATCGATAAAATTAACGCTTGGTGTTTATGTTTGCTTAACTTAATTTTTGGGAATTTTGAATCGTTTACGGGTTATGCAAAAagtaatatgaataatgtccaatatattttggcGTGGTtaagttatatattaagTCGAAAACCAAATGAAGAAATCAGCaatctaaaaaaattttatgaaaagtATATAGAGAGCGGTGAGGGGTATGAAACGTCTATAGATGATGTTAGTGATTATTATAGTAGTTATAAGAATCttatagataaaaaaaatgattttatgaatatggatgttaattatatatctaCTTTTTATGAagcatttaaaattttatgtagCATGTACAATGATATTAATAGTGACCCACCAGATTGCACcaaaaattttacaaaaactAAAGAATTTGTTAGCAAATATCAAAACCttcttaataataataatattaatactaAAGACAGTCCGTATAGTCAAATATTGTCTACTTTATCAACTGATTATActaattttaaaagttaTTGTGCTGAAAAATGCAATGGTTGTGACAATATTCCCCCCCTTTCATATATAGAAGCAAACCCCTTTGTACAAAATTCTGAAGATACGTCATCAAGTTCATCGGCAGCAAGCAAATTAATTCCAGTTATATCGATATTTGTTGCAATACCGATTCTCTTGGGAGTTGCTTATAAg TATTCGTTATTTGGATTTGATAAGCGGCTTCATAGACAATATTTAAgagaaaaagtaaaaaaaataaagaagaaaatgaacaattatatatga
- a CDS encoding CIR protein — translation MSNEVCMYINKVDKLIKSNAAGTEGKIENHSRLNANCPNKNCDTDAHKLSSAFILLLKYFEVADDLKDDKCAEYAILWLSYKIQQYWNIETTTLKNFITEHIETNTNYNEKIKQGKGNKNYKEFIDIKQSLINMDVKIISKFHEALQILCNMYNEDNAKNIDCAKCSSKASEFVEKYKDLNDDSNVTKDSPYYQVWCTLSTDYDNLKNECIKNCKECTELPTLPEIKESKKYVQDYAELSAQGSEATSSSSSIASKLVPVLSIFVAIPIFLGFAYKHSLFGFDKRLNRQYLREKVKKIKKKMNINI, via the exons atgTCTAACGAAGTG TGTATGTACATTAATAAGGTcgataaattaattaaatcgAATGCGGCAGGAACAGAAGGAAAAATTGAAAACCATAGTAGATTGAACGCTAATTGCCCTAACAAAAATTGTGATACTGACGCCCATAAACTTAGCTCtgcttttatattattgctaaaatattttgaggTTGCTGATGATTTAAAAGATGACAAATGTGCCGAATATGCTATTTTATGGTTAAGTTATAAAATTCAGCAATATTGGAATATAGAAACCAccacattaaaaaatttcattACTGAACATATAGAAACAAATACGAATTATAAtgagaaaataaaacaaggTAAAGGTAACAAGAACTATAAGGAATTTATAGACATAAAGCAAAGTTTGATAAATATGGatgttaaaattatatctaAATTTCATGAAGCATTGCAAATCTTAtgtaatatgtataatgaggataatgcaaaaaatatagattgCGCAAAATGTTCGTCAAAAGCTAGTGAATttgttgaaaaatataaagaccTTAATGATGATTCTAATGTTACCAAAGATAGTCCCTATTATCAAGTATGGTGTACTTTATCAACTgattatgataatttaaaaaatgagtgtattaaaaattgtaaggAATGCACCGAACTTCCAACCCTTCCAGAGATAAAagaatcaaaaaaatatgtacaagATTATGCAGAACTTTCTGCACAAGGTTCTGAAGCTACATCATCAAGTTCATCGATAGCAAGCAAATTAGTTCCAGTTTTATCGATATTTGTTGCAATACCAATTTTCTTGGGATTTGCATATAAg cATTCGTTATTTGGATTTGATAAACGGCTTAATAGACAATATTTAAgagaaaaagtaaaaaaaataaagaagaaaatgaacattaatatataa